The genomic region TGCCCGGGGAGGAAATGACTAATCGGCAGTGCCAGTGACTATCGCATAATTTCATGGCTTTGGGCCATCCCAGCCCGTTGTTTTCCCAGTTGTTTCTCCGCTGTAATTATCACCTTTCTATCCTATCCTGCCAATTAATGCCGGGTTTTGCCGCTCTctggcaggattttttttttccgctcTTGTTGAAGGGTAATTTATTGCATAAGAGCCTGTTATCTTATATAACAATactcagtgttggactggggttcATTAGACCCACCAGAGACAATTAATCTGGGGGCCCATTCTTCATTATCGCCCAGTAAACTTGGGTTGTTTTCAGCTGGACCTCtaaggttcagtattgggttgaaccAGGGTCTACCGGAGGACACTAAGCATATTGCCCCCAAACCTTTGAAGGGACAGGACTAATTTGGTCATGCTCATGGCCAAATTATGCATTGGAAACCCAACCCAACTACCCAAATCTTCTCGACTTGATACAAAATTGTGGTCTCCCCTGTGTAACACAGAGATGAAGCCTCCATTATGGAGGAATTGGGTGGAGCTGATGGAAACTGGTTACCATAAAGGTTGTGGTTCCAAATACATAATTTTATTGAGCGTGATGACAGCTTATTCCCGGCCCTTAAAATTTGGGTTACAGTTCCCCACCCCTTTATTTTACATTCCTCACCATCTCTCCCACCCCTCAGTTTACATGCCCCTTTATCCAGTCTTCCCATCCCTCAGTATGGAGGACCTCCTAAGCTCCTTATACCTTCAATGGTCCAGCAGCAACTTCTGGTCTTGCGTCAGAACCTTCTCAACAAGAACCACGTTACCTGAATTTTTTGAGGTCAACAGAAGGTCCTGCGGGGTAAATAGTGAATCAGGGAGCTTTCGGGTTCCCTGCTTCACTAAATTTGAGTCCATGAACCTGAAAATACCTACCATCGCCTGGGACATGGGACACCACTGGAAATTCATGAATGTCTCGCCGTATACTTTTGCCAGAATTAGGAAAATATGACTGTTTTTCCCTaaatagcgccacacctgtccatggTTGTGTCTGggattgcagctcagctcctttGAGATGACTCgagctcatatataataacacaCATAACTTTTGGGCAgacgtggtgctgtttttggaagaaagaagccatgtttCTCTGATCCTGGGCCCCAATGTATAATCACATACCATTTTAAAATAGGtgttagggcagtgatggagaaccttttagagaccgagtgctcaaaatgagacccaaaaaacacaagcttttcccaaagtgccaaaatggcaatttaggcagtaaaaaCTTACTGCTACCAGAATcattgagctccaatccgaccctgtccacatcttttcactcttcggacaggaccaagcagcacaggatgggtcactttaaaatagcagggcactacttgcactgcctgagactgcaggaagatgccatgtctggcaaactctgtgcgtGGGAGACAGCcgatgtgcccacagagaggcctccgagtgccatctctggcaccagtgccaaaggttcgccaccactgtgttaGGGGGTCGATGAGAAGATCTTGCTGCAACTTCCTATGCATATGCTACAGATATAGCTCCATCTTTAGCACTTGTACTGGAAAATGATACAAAATACATTACGATAGGGTCTAATGTAGGCGCTGTTTAGGAATATCACTCCCTTAAACTGCTCATTGGGTCAGTCTTGGACTGTAGCCATAACATGGCAGGTTAGACTTGGCAGTCATTTATCTACTGTATATCTGCAAGatactgaaggggttaaacagacgaTCTTGTCCAGACATATAACACAGGGGGGTGGCATCCAACTCTCTATCATATGCCACTTAGCCGGTTAGTGACATGGGTGTAGTGGGTAGTACTATGTGTCACACATGGGTGGAAACACCAACTTAGTAACTCTGATAACTGTGCATATATTTTTCTTGGTTTAATTCCAACCTGCCAACCAACCAACAAGACAACCAACTCACTAAACCAGTCAACTAACTAATGTACCAAACCCATTCACCTACCAAACTCGACAACTAACTATGAATTAACCAACCAACTTACTAATAAGGAACACACCAACTCACTAACTTCAGAATATACCAGCTAACCTACCAATGTAACAACCAACTAATAAACCAAACCCACTCAGCTACACAACCAACAAACTAAATCCTCCACTAATGAATTAACTAACTTGTAAAACACAAGCAATTCGTAGGTTACACATAAGGAAGACACCAACTCACTTACTAAAGAGCCTACCAGTTGACCTACTAATGAACCAAACCCACCGAACTGATCAACCAAATCAATCAACTAGCAAACTAATGAATTGGCCAACTTAGTAATAATGAACCAACCAATTAACTTACTAGCAAACCAACAAAAGATTCACTACCAAGAACCTACCAACCAACCTACTAATGAAATAACCAACTAATGAACCAACATCACCCACTCAACCAAGCAAATTAACCAACTTGCTAATGAACCAACCAACCAACTAACTAACTAGCAAACCATCGGAACTACTAACTAGTTAAAGAACCCACCAAGCAACCTACTTATAAAACAACCAACTAATGAACTTACACTCCACCCACTCACCCAAGCAAATTAACCAACTTGCTAATGAACCAACCAATTAACTAACTAACTAGCAATCCAGCTGAActactcagggtgcggtcacacgttgcgtttacggcatgcgtttaaaaacgcattggaatagctgaagagtgatttgcctaattaaacagctgttaacacttgcgtttacaaagtgctaatgttaacattgtgttaacaaactcACATGTTAACCGTGATGTTAACGTATGCGTTAATAATGCGTTTACGGTTGCCTTTTGTAAACACacctgttaacagctgtttaattaggtaaatccctcttcagctattccaatgcgtttttaaacgcatgcggtaaacgcaacgtgtgaccgcaccctcactaGTTAAAGAGCTCATCAATTGATGAATAATGAACCAAACCAATTTGGAGGGTtttccaatttccaggacaattggagcaactcTGATTCTGTTCCAAATCAATACTTACATGATCCACTCATATCTAAAATTAACTAATACATGAAAGAACCAACTAACTACATAAACCACCCACTAACAAACCAACCAATCAACTAATGAACCAACCCAGTTGACCAATCAATCCACAAAGCAACAAAACTCATAGAAAATAAACATAAAGTTCAGAAATCAATGAAAATAAATCATCATTTTTATTACTGAtccaataataatcattattattcATTTCTCCGATCATAAATTAGTTCATTTGTTTGTTAATTGGCTTATTGAGGCCCAAATTTGCATCGCAAATATCGATTATGAAAAGTGTTGTCAGGAATCTACTAGACATGTAACAGTAATCCAGTACTTTACACTTTGCAAGTGGTAAAGGCTCTAGAGCGCCGCTCACTGGTAACTGGGTAAAGTACAAGTCAGGCCTAAGAAACCTAAAAGTTACTTCTAGGATCCACCTTTTGGTCTGCAAGAGCGATGAGGTAGCCCGCGCTGTGCAGGGTTACAATAAAATGGGTGTTTTCTTCCGGAAATAGCGCCACAAGTTTTTTTGAGGTTGTATCTGGTATTACAGTTATTCTTAATGGGAATGAATAGGGTTGAGTTGCAATACTAAACTCAGCCTGTgggcaggggtggcgctgtttatgaCAGAAAACATCCAGTTTCATTATAATTgggttgtatattgtatatctggCCTACAGGTCATCTACTTCCCACTACAATATATGCGAGTCAATTGGCTCAGCACGTGACCATGATATTGCAGCTGCCACCACCTGGATCAGCGCAGATAAAGGTAACATTGACATAAACCCACATTATTCTACCAGTGTTTCTTTAGGAACATAATTAAAATTGATACAAAATTCAGCTGCATGTTCCACATTGGTGGATATACAGTTTATGGCAAATCTAAGTCTTTAAATAGTTAATACCATTCGAATTACGGTGGCCAAACTTTGTCAAAAGCTTCGGGTTTCCTTTCGAAGGATCGAGGTACGTTGGACCCCGCTTTTGAATGGTTTTGGTTGATCTCATAGTTCTTTGAGCCAGTGTTTTGGTCCGTACCAACCTCCCCAGGGGTGTCTGTGTTTGGATTTTGATTAATTTTTAGCAAGCCTAACTTTTGTAAAGCCTCCTGTCTAGGAGACATCTGGTTACGGTTCCCCTGGGGCAGCTGCTTAGAAGCCAAAGAAAGTTCCGTTCCTTTGGAATTGTCTTCGAAAGAAGAATTGCCTTGTTGGCGGATAAATCGAGCTCGGAGCTCCTGAACATTCACACCCGACCTCATAATGGTGTCAAACTTCCTCAGGTGGCTTGGATGAGAGCTGGTGGACTTCTGTCCAGTGTCTGGAGTAACAGTGATGGACAATCCTGGACCATCTTCAGAGAAAGATTTAACGATCTTCATCTTGGACGATGACGTTGGGTCATGCTCGGTTTTGTGTGGTGGCTTTGTGCTTTCCGTCAAACCTTTCCGGCTTCTATCAATATCTTGGAGTCCTGAAGAATTCCTCGATTGTTCATCTGGAGGGGGAAAAGTTTATTGAGAAGATGTAATTTGAGTAATCAAGGTTGGATGGAAGGTTGACTCTACTACCATGGCTCCACCATTGACTTGACCAAAGCCACAATGGCTACCAAATTTAGATGGTCAAAGCAGAGTCAATCTCATTGGTGTTGATGAATCTGCAGAGAATTAGGAGTGCTCCAGTCCATGGTAGTTagaccttatccacaggataggtcctaacttgctgatcagtggaggtctcagtgatgggaccctcaCAGATCTCGAGAAAGGGGGTCCAATGTACCCTTGTTGCTCTGGAGAtgactattcatctctatggcgctgacatCCTCGGCAATCTTTGTCTgcttcatagagatgaatagagcagccggcACATCCGCAACTGGCTGCTACAGTCATCTTGAGAGAAACAAGGGTACAACGGACCACCATTCTCGagatccgtgggggtcccatcaccaaCACGTCCACcgttcagcaagttaggccctatgcttaGGCCTAATCAAGGAGATACACACCAGGTTTGGCCATCTAAATTTGGTTGCCCTTGTGGCTTTAGTCACCAGACCCGATGAAATGTGTGCATTTTGATAGGCTCAAATCGAAGAAGCATGGTTGGCCATAGTCCATGTTTCCCCAGCTTTGTAGTGGTCATCTTGCAAGATCAAAAGCAGACGCTTAGCAAAAGCTTAGGGGGTCCCAATACAAAACCTGTACCAGACCCCCCTACTATATAGTACTGAATGGTAATAGGCACCTTTTGTGGACTTCACTAACTTAGTCACAAGAACCTATAGGAAATTATTCTAAGTCCCTATAATTATGCAATATATCGTCTGCACAATTTCCCTGTTTTTCCCACTTTCTCAACTTTCGACATTGTAAAGTTTGTTTTTCATGTTTCTTCTATTTTTAGCATGTCATCATGTTGAGGGCGAGGAGGTTACGTCAACACCCAAGCCATAAACCTAGTAATATTGGCCCATACACAGCGCTGTAAGGTCCTGCTAAGGGCTTTTTATTGCCTTTTATATGTATTTCCTCTAAGAGGAAGGTGTAAAAGGGTAAGTTCATAAACCGTGTGTACAGGATAGTATAGAGCACGTGCACTGCTGGGTATGAGCAGAGACACCAATACATTCCCACCATTGATATAGCAGAAGTCCCCCTGGAAAGTCCCCTGTCCAATATTCCcagaaattgtatatatttttagattTGGCTAAAAGTCTATTATGGATTTTAGTCTTTGTATTGAAATGATAATGGAAGTCGGACCCCCGGCGATCCTTCGTTTCAGCGGCACAACGCCGTTACGTGAATAACAAAGGTTTATCCTTATAT from Engystomops pustulosus chromosome 10, aEngPut4.maternal, whole genome shotgun sequence harbors:
- the LOC140103916 gene encoding uncharacterized protein translates to MKKAAEPDLETKGSGGGEGPSLGAGNRGDLPARGIRRRARKPGRSENAAGARLLKVFLAAHKRGGEETPFSALRSFTNFTDRSGMDAPGEKTDDESNLEGEDFFCRLTDEEKECLQYLLETIDSLDQDEDENANNDPDEQSRNSSGLQDIDRSRKGLTESTKPPHKTEHDPTSSSKMKIVKSFSEDGPGLSITVTPDTGQKSTSSHPSHLRKFDTIMRSGVNVQELRARFIRQQGNSSFEDNSKGTELSLASKQLPQGNRNQMSPRQEALQKLGLLKINQNPNTDTPGEVGTDQNTGSKNYEINQNHSKAGSNVPRSFERKPEAFDKVWPP